The Streptomyces lienomycini sequence CATCCTCGAGGAGAAGGGCATCACCCTCCACAAGGGGGACGGGCACATCTTCTTCGCCGAGTGCGACGGATCGCCGGAGCAGATCCAGGTCTGGACCCGCAAGAGCGCCGAAGGCACCTACTGCTTCCAGACCACCTCCACCACGGGCTTCCTCAGCCTCGAGGTGCCCGAGGTCTACGCCCTGCAGACCACGGACACGGCCGTGCACGCCGAACTGAGCGCGGACGGCAAGACCCAGGAGATCGAGCTGACCAAGAACGACTTCCAGGGCGTCGGCGAGGGCACCGGCGGTGCCTCCACCGTCCTGCTGGAACTCCGCGTCACCGGCTGACCCGACTCCCGACCGCCGTATCCCGCCGTCCCTCGAGAGGATCGAGTACCGACCCGTGTCACGACTTAGTTCCCGCGCCGCGATCACCGCGGGCCTGATGGCCACCGCCGTCGCCGCCAGCTGTCTCACCGCTGGCACCGCCCAGGCCGCCACCGGCCCGGCCAGTACGGCCAACGCCTACAACTTCACCGCCCGCCTGGACATGGGCGACGACCAGAGATCCTGCACCGGCGTGCTCGTCGCCTCCCAGTGGGTGGCCACCGCCGCCAGCTGCTTCGCCGACGACCTCGGCGCCGGTCCCGTCACCGCGGGCAAGCCCAAGTGGAGAACCACGGCCTGGTTCCCCATAGACCCGAATCCCGACGGCCCCGGCGGCGCCAGCAAGCCCGTCGAGATCGTCGAGCTGGTCCCCCGCACCGACCGCGACATGGTCCTGGCCCGCCTCGCGGCGCCCGCGGGCGGCCCCACCGTCCCGTTCGCCACCACCGCGCCCACCGCGGGCGAGGAACTGACGGCCGTCGGGTTCGGCCGGACCAAGGACGCGTGGGTGCCCGACACCCGGCACACGGCCGCCTTCACCGTCCAGTCCGTCTCCGGCACCACGCTCGCCCTCGACGGCAAGACCGACGACGACGCCATCTGCGCCGGCGACGCCGGCGGCCCCCTGCTGCGGCAGAAGGACGGCAAGTTCGAACTCGTCGCCCTCGCCAGCCAGTCCTGGCAGGGCGGCTGCTGGGGCTCCGACCCGGCCGAGACCCGCAACGACGCCGTGTCACCGCGCCTCGACAACATCGTCGGGGGCGACACCCTCGCGCCCGGCACCGTTCTCCACGCCGAGGACAGCCTCACCTCCAACGCCGCCCGCCTCACCCTGAAGGCCGACGGCAACCTGGTCGTCGTCTCCAACGCCGGCAAGACCCTGTGGTCCACCGGCACCGCGGGCCACCCCGGCGCCACCGCCCGGTTCGACACCAACGGCAACCTCGCCGTCCTCGACGCCGACGGCAGCACCGTCCTGTGGGAGTCGAAGACGACCGCGCCCGGCGGCACGGCCGTCCTCCAGGACCGCGGCAACTTCGTCATCCGCGACGCCCAGGGCGCGTCCCGGTGGGCCGCGGGCACCGAGATCCGCCACGACTACAACGGCGACGGCCGCAGCGACCTGGCCGAGTGGTACGACTACGGCGACGGCCACGACGAGATCCACACCTTCTCCGCGAAGGCCGACGGCGGCTTCAACGCCCCCGCGCACGCGTGGAGCGTCCTGCCCGGGAACTACTGGGCCGAGAACATGAAGCGCTTCACCGGCGACTTCAACGGGGACGGCCGCGGGGACGTCGCCGCCTTCTACGGCTACTCCAACGGCGACGTCGGCCTGATCACCTGGCTCAGCCTGGGCGGCGGCCTCTTCTCCGAGCCGCAGCACTCCTGGAAGACCACCTCGGGCTGGTCGTTCGACCGCATGACGGTCAACTCCGGCGACTTCGACGGCGACGGGCGCGACGACGTCGCCGTCTGGTACGACTACGCCGACGGCGGCGACAAGCTCCACACCTTCCTCGCCAAGGCCGACGGCGGCTTCGCCAGCCCCTTCGCGTCCTTCACGCGCACCGAGGGCTGGACCGCCTCGCACATGAAGTTCAGCACCGGCGACTTCAACGGCGACGGCCGTGACGACCTCGCCGCCCTCTACGGCTACGCCACCGGCGAAGTGCGGATCATCACGTTCCCCGCCACTGCCGACGGCGGCTTCGTCAACACGCCCGTCAACGGCTGGAGCACCACCGGCTGGAACTTCGACGCCGCCAGCCTCCACTCCGGCGACTTCGACGGCGACGGCCGCGACGACCTCGCCGCCTGGTACGACTACGGCGACGGCCACGACGCCGTGATCGGCTTCACCGCCGACGCCACGGGCAAGTTCGGCAACCGCACCGAGCTGTGGACCGTCGCGCCCGACAACTACTACCGCGAGCGGATGCAGATCGTCACCGGCGACTACAACGGCGACGGCCGCGACGACCTGGCCACCCTCTACGGCTACTCGGACGGCCGGGTCAAGACCATCACCTGGACCGCCAAGGCCGACGGCACCCTCAACTCCCCGCTGCACAGCTGGGAGATCGCCAGCGGCTGGACGTTCGACCGCATGCACATGATCGAGCGCTACAACAGCCCCGCCTGAGCCGACCACGGCCGACGGCCAACGGCCAACGGGCCCCGCCACTCCGTTCGGAGCGGCGGGGCCCGTCCGTCTCCGCGGTCAGCCCAGCGCCGCCACCTTGTCCCGGTACCCCCGCACCGGGGCCGCGTCCCGGTAGGGCTCCAGGCGCCGCTCGAAGTCGCGGACGTACTCCGTGGCCCGCACCGAGCGCATCTCCGCCGCCTGCCCGGCCGCCTCGGCGGCCAGCTGGCAGGCCTGGTCCAGTTCGCCGAGGCCCAGGCGCGCGGTGGCGAGGACGACCCGGCAGAACAGCCGGCTGCGGGCGTAGACGGGGGCGCGCAGTTGCAGTGAGCGTTCCGCGTGCTGGGCGGCGGCGCGGAACTGCTGCAGGTCGCGGTGGCAGTGCCCGAACTCGTCGGCGAGCTGCGCCTCGTCGAAGAAGCGCGCCCAGTGCGGCACCTCGTCGCCGGGCCGGGCGGCCTCCAGGGCCCGCTCGGCGCGCACCAGGGCCGCGGTGCAGGCCCGTACCTCGCCGAGCAGGCCGTGCGCCCGCGCCTCGGCGGCGTGCAGCAGCGTCTGGACGACCGGCGGCGCGGAGGTCCCGACCCCCTGCTGCGCCACCCGCGCCAGCTGCACGGCCTCGCGCCCGTGGCCCAGGTAGACGGCCTGCCGGCTCATGGTGACCAGCACGTAGGAGCCGTACGCCCGGTCGCCCGCCGCCTGCGACAGCCGCAGCGCCTGCACGAAGTAGCGCTGGGCGAGGCCGTGCGCGGCGATGTCGTACGACGTCCAGCCGGCGAGCCGGGTCAGGTCGGCCGCGGCGGCGAAGAGGCGCCGGCCGGTCTGCTCGCCGTAGGTGCCGCGCAGCATCGGTTCCAGCTCGTGCTCCAGGTAGCGCACGAGGGCCTGGCGGGCGTGGCCGCCGCCGTACCGGTCGTCGAGGCTGCGGAACAGCTCGCCCACCGAGCGCAGAGCGGCGAGGTCGCCGCCGCTGACCTTCTGGCCGGGGCCGCGCTCGGCCGGGGGCCGGCGCCGGGACGGTTCGACCGGGACGGCGAGCCTCGGAGTGGCGGGGCGGCCCTGCGCGGGGATGCGGACGGGGACGGGTACCTCGGTGCGGGCCACCTTCTCGTCGGCGCGGCCGATCAGCCAGTCGCGGCTGGGGACGACGAGTCCGGCCGGGGTGAAGGCGATCTTCCGCAGTTCGGCGTGGCTGCCGGAGTCCTTGCGCCACAGCCCGCCGATGATGTCGACCGCCTCCTCCGGGCTTCCGGCGAACTCCAGGCCCGCGTAGACCGGTGCGCAGGCGTCCAGGCCGAGGTCCTGGGCGCTGAGGCGGCGGCCGAGGCGCCGGGTGAAGACCTCGGCGATCAGCGCCGGGGTGGTGCCGCGGGGCTGCTGGCCGCGCAGCCACCGGGTGACGGACGTCTTGTCGTATCTGAGGTCCAGGCCGTGTTCGAGTCCGAGCTGGTCGACGCGACGCGCGAGACCCGCGTTCGAGAACCCCGCTTCGGCGATGAGCGCGGCGAGCTGGCGGTTTGGGGTGCGCTGCGCGGGTCGTTCCGTCATGGTGCGGTGCGGTCTCCTGCCTTCCGGGCGTTCGATGTGCCCGGAGCGCCTGTGAGCAGCCCTTATGGCCTCGTGAACGGCGCGAATGTAGCGGAGAGTAAGCGACCGGTCGCACCATTCGCCCGGCATTCATCCGATCGTGTGAGGATTGCCCGCCCGGCTGACGGCGGGTGGGCGGTCGTACAGTGGCGTGGGCACGCTTCGTGCCTGACGACCTTGCAGGGAGGCACGTGCCGTGAGTGAGCTGCGCTTCGTCCGGATGGGGTTCGGTGCCGAACGCGTCGAGTACCGGGAGGCGTGGGACGAGCAGCGCCGGGTGCACGCCGCGCGGTTCGCCGACGAGGTCCCCGACACCGTGCTGCTCCTCGAACACCCGCCGGTCTACACCGCCGGACGGCGCACCGAGGAGAGCGAGCGCCCCCTGGACGGCACGCCGGTGATCGACGTGGACCGCGGCGGCAAGATCACCTGGCACGGTCCGGGCCAGCTGGTGGGCTACCCGATCCAGAAGCTGCCGCGCCCGGTCGACGTGGTGGCCCACGTGCGGCGGCTGGAGGAGGCCCTGATCCGCACGTGCGCGGAGTTCGGCCTGGAGACCAGCCGCGTCGAGGGCCGCAGCGGCGTCTGGGTCCTCGGCGACCCGGTGGAGCGGCGCCCCGCTCTCGGCGGCCTCTCCCTGGACTTCGACCCCCGCCTGGCCGACGACGAGTTCGACCCGCGGCTCAACGGCCCCGAGTACGCCCCGTCCAACGCGGGCCAGCGCCGCGAGGACCGCAAGATCGCCGCGATCGGCATCCGGGTCGCCAAGGGCGTCACGATGCACGGCTTCGCGCTCAACGTGAACCCCGACAACAAGTGGTTCGACAAGATCATCCCCTGCGGCATCCGCGACGCGGGCGTCGCCTCCCTGGCGAACGAACTCGGCCGCGACGTGACCATCGAGGAGGTCCTCCCGGTGGCCGAACGCCACCTGCGCGACGTCCTGGAGAACGCGGACCTCAAGCCCCGGGTCGTCGAGAAGGCACCGGCGGCATAGATCCCGGCCCGGGGGCATAAATCCAGCCCGTCCGGCGTTTGAGGGCGAGGCCCGCTCAGGGCCGATGCGGGGGCCTGGGGGCGGCAGCCCCCAGAGGCCAGCACCCTCGCCGGGCATTCAAATCAACGGGCGTACGCTTAAAGGCGCCGAAGAATCAAACGCTAGGGAGCCGGTCGTGTCCGCAGTCGCACCCGACGGACGCAAGATGCTGCGCCTGGAGGTCCGCAACAGCCAGACCCCCATCGAGCGCAAGCCCGAGTGGATCAAGACCCGGGCGAAAATGGGCCCCGAGTACACCAAGATGCAGAACCTCGTGAAGAGCGAGGGCCTGCACACGGTCTGCCAGGAAGCCGGCTGTCCCAACATCTACGAGTGCTGGGAGGACCGCGAGGCGACCTTCCTCATCGGTGGCGACCAGTGCACGCGGCGCTGCGACTTCTGCCAGATCGACACGGGCAGGCCCGAGGCGCTCGACCGCGACGAGCCGCGGCGCGTCGGGGAGTCCGTGGTCACCATGGACCTGAACTACGCCACCATCACCGGCGTCGCCCGCGACGACCTCCCGGACGGCGGCGCCTGGCTGTACGCGGAGACGGTGCGCCAGATCCACCAGCAGACGGCGGACCGCGAGGCGGGCCGCACCAAGGTGGAGCTGCTGGCCCCCGACTTCAACGCGGTGCCGGAGCTGCTGCGGGAGGTCTTCGACTCCCGCCCCGAGGTCTTCGCGCACAACGTCGAGACGGTCCCGCGGATCTTCAAGCGGATCCGCCCCGGCTTCCGCTACGAGCGCTCGCTGAAGGTCATCACCGACGCCCGTGACTACGGTCTGGTCACCAAGTCGAACCTGATCCTCGGCATGGGCGAGACCCGCGAGGAGATCAGCGAGGCGCTGAAGCAGCTGCACGACGCCGGCTGCGAGCTGATCACCATCACGCAGTACCTGCGCCCGTCCGTGCGCCACCACCCCGTGGAGCGCTGGGTCAAGCCGCAGGAGTTCGTGGAGCTGAAGGAGGAGGCCGAGCAGCTCGGCTTCTCCGGTGTGATGTCGGGTCCGCTGGTGCGTTCGTCCTACCGGGCCGGGCGGCTGTACGGAATGGCCATGGAGCAGCGCCGGTCCGCCACCGTGTGAATTCACGCACAAGGTGCTACCGGTCGGTAATGGCCGATGCGCCGCGGCCCCGACCGTCCTCGCAGCTGAGGGCACCGGTCGGGGCCGCGCGTGCGTCGCGGGGTCCGGCATCGGGGCTTCACGTCCGTTTGACCGGCGGGTCACGCCCTGGTAACACCAGTCAGTGACCCTGGAATCACAGCACGTACATCACCGCGTGCACCATCACGTACACCTGTCTCCGTACCCGGAGCCGTACCGAGGGGGGACCTCCACGATGCAGGCCGCGCCCGTTCGTGCCACCGCCGTCCGCGTCGGCGCCGTTCGCGCCACCGCCATCCCGTCGTTCACCACCGCCCTGCGGGCCGTCGAGTCGCTGCTGATGAGCGGCGGCCAGCGCACCGCCCGGCGCAACGCCTGGACCTCCGTGCTCGAGGACCGCCGCCGCGCCAAGGACCGGATCGAGACGGAGCGCGCGCTGCGCCAGTCCGTCGTCGGCCGCCCCTGACCGCGTCCCTCCCCCTCCCGCCGGGCACTGCCGTCGTCGGCGCTTTGCGGGGCACGTAGACTTCGTGCCATGGCGAGGAAGGAACCTGCAGCGGACGCTGCGAATCCCGGGCGACTGAAGCAGATCGCTCTGACCTACAAGATGACCCGCAAGGCCGACAAGAAGATCGGTCTTGTGCTCGCGGGTGTCGGCATCGTCGTCTTCGGTGTCCTCCTCGCGATCGGTTTCTTGATCGGTCACCCCATCTATCTGGGCATCCTGGGCGTGCTGCTCGCCTTCCTCGCGACGGCGATCGTCTTCGGGCGCCGGGCCGAGCGGGCGGCCTTCGGTCAGATGGAGGGACAGCCGGGCGCGGCGGCGGCCGTGCTGGACAACATCGGCCGCGGCTGGACGACCACCCCGGCGGTGGCGATGAACCGCAATCAGGACGTCGTGCACCGCGCGGTCGGCAAGGCCGGCATCGTGCTGGTCGCGGAGGGCAACCCGAACCGGGTGAAGTCCCTGCTCGCGGCCGAGAAGAAGAAGATGAACCGCATCGTCGCCGACGTGCCCGTGCACGATCTGGTGGTGGGCACCGGCGAGGGCCAGGTCGAGCTGAAGAAGCTGCGCACGACCATGCTCAAGCTCCCCCGCGTGCTGTCCGGCCCGCAGGTCACCGTGACCAACGACCGGCTGCGCGCCCTGGGCGACCTGATGAGCAACATGCCGCTGCCCAAGGGGCCGATGCCGAAGGGCATGCGCATGCCCCGCGGCGGCAACCCCAGGCAGCGCTGACCCCGTAGGACTTCGAACGCCGGTACGGCGAGGGGGCATCCGGATCGACTCCGGATGCCCCCTCGCCGTACCGGCGTCGCGGCGTGGGTCAGATCCGGACTTCCACCGTGCGCGCGACCCGGTCGTGCAGGCCGCGGCCGTCGCGGTCCCAGATCAGCGCCGGGAGGGCGAGGCACAGCAGGACCGTGCGCAGCAGGGCGCGCAGCGGGCTGGGGCGCCCCGTGGCCAGGTCCACCACGCGCAGCCCGAAGAGCCGCTTGCCCGGGGTGAAGCCGACCGTGCCGACGGTCAGCACGCCGAGCACGAAGAAGATCAGCAGGGCCCAGTTGCCCGTCGACTGGTTGTAGCCGTCCGTGATCAGGCCGTATGCGATCAGGAGGCACAGGGCCCAGTCGACGGCGACGGCCCCGATGCGCCGGCCCGGACGGGCGATCGAGCCCGGGCCCTCCTCGGGCAGACCGAGCTGCTCCCCCCGGTGTCCGAGGTCGGCGCCGGACTCCTCGATGGCCGCGCGCGGCCCGGAGAGCCACGATCCGATTGCTTGCCTGTTGTCCACCCGACCACGGTACTGCGCCCGTATACGTCCCGAGAACGGCGGGGTGTGAGGGGCCCCGATCCGACCTAGGCTGGGGGCGGAGCCGGTTAACTTCTGTGAAACAAATGGGTCACGCCCGAGAAATCACCCGTCCCTAGGGTCGAGGAAGCGTGTGCCACCCGCACTGGCCGCACGAACGATCTACCACCCCGGCGGGACGGTCGGGAGTAGGAGGAGCTGGATGTTCCAGAACGCCGACGACGCCAAGAA is a genomic window containing:
- a CDS encoding RDD family protein, which gives rise to MDNRQAIGSWLSGPRAAIEESGADLGHRGEQLGLPEEGPGSIARPGRRIGAVAVDWALCLLIAYGLITDGYNQSTGNWALLIFFVLGVLTVGTVGFTPGKRLFGLRVVDLATGRPSPLRALLRTVLLCLALPALIWDRDGRGLHDRVARTVEVRI
- a CDS encoding DUF4191 domain-containing protein, with product MARKEPAADAANPGRLKQIALTYKMTRKADKKIGLVLAGVGIVVFGVLLAIGFLIGHPIYLGILGVLLAFLATAIVFGRRAERAAFGQMEGQPGAAAAVLDNIGRGWTTTPAVAMNRNQDVVHRAVGKAGIVLVAEGNPNRVKSLLAAEKKKMNRIVADVPVHDLVVGTGEGQVELKKLRTTMLKLPRVLSGPQVTVTNDRLRALGDLMSNMPLPKGPMPKGMRMPRGGNPRQR
- a CDS encoding SCO2195 family GlnR-regulated protein, producing the protein MQAAPVRATAVRVGAVRATAIPSFTTALRAVESLLMSGGQRTARRNAWTSVLEDRRRAKDRIETERALRQSVVGRP
- the lipA gene encoding lipoyl synthase yields the protein MSAVAPDGRKMLRLEVRNSQTPIERKPEWIKTRAKMGPEYTKMQNLVKSEGLHTVCQEAGCPNIYECWEDREATFLIGGDQCTRRCDFCQIDTGRPEALDRDEPRRVGESVVTMDLNYATITGVARDDLPDGGAWLYAETVRQIHQQTADREAGRTKVELLAPDFNAVPELLREVFDSRPEVFAHNVETVPRIFKRIRPGFRYERSLKVITDARDYGLVTKSNLILGMGETREEISEALKQLHDAGCELITITQYLRPSVRHHPVERWVKPQEFVELKEEAEQLGFSGVMSGPLVRSSYRAGRLYGMAMEQRRSATV
- a CDS encoding regulator, whose protein sequence is MTERPAQRTPNRQLAALIAEAGFSNAGLARRVDQLGLEHGLDLRYDKTSVTRWLRGQQPRGTTPALIAEVFTRRLGRRLSAQDLGLDACAPVYAGLEFAGSPEEAVDIIGGLWRKDSGSHAELRKIAFTPAGLVVPSRDWLIGRADEKVARTEVPVPVRIPAQGRPATPRLAVPVEPSRRRPPAERGPGQKVSGGDLAALRSVGELFRSLDDRYGGGHARQALVRYLEHELEPMLRGTYGEQTGRRLFAAAADLTRLAGWTSYDIAAHGLAQRYFVQALRLSQAAGDRAYGSYVLVTMSRQAVYLGHGREAVQLARVAQQGVGTSAPPVVQTLLHAAEARAHGLLGEVRACTAALVRAERALEAARPGDEVPHWARFFDEAQLADEFGHCHRDLQQFRAAAQHAERSLQLRAPVYARSRLFCRVVLATARLGLGELDQACQLAAEAAGQAAEMRSVRATEYVRDFERRLEPYRDAAPVRGYRDKVAALG
- a CDS encoding FG-GAP-like repeat-containing protein, which codes for MSRLSSRAAITAGLMATAVAASCLTAGTAQAATGPASTANAYNFTARLDMGDDQRSCTGVLVASQWVATAASCFADDLGAGPVTAGKPKWRTTAWFPIDPNPDGPGGASKPVEIVELVPRTDRDMVLARLAAPAGGPTVPFATTAPTAGEELTAVGFGRTKDAWVPDTRHTAAFTVQSVSGTTLALDGKTDDDAICAGDAGGPLLRQKDGKFELVALASQSWQGGCWGSDPAETRNDAVSPRLDNIVGGDTLAPGTVLHAEDSLTSNAARLTLKADGNLVVVSNAGKTLWSTGTAGHPGATARFDTNGNLAVLDADGSTVLWESKTTAPGGTAVLQDRGNFVIRDAQGASRWAAGTEIRHDYNGDGRSDLAEWYDYGDGHDEIHTFSAKADGGFNAPAHAWSVLPGNYWAENMKRFTGDFNGDGRGDVAAFYGYSNGDVGLITWLSLGGGLFSEPQHSWKTTSGWSFDRMTVNSGDFDGDGRDDVAVWYDYADGGDKLHTFLAKADGGFASPFASFTRTEGWTASHMKFSTGDFNGDGRDDLAALYGYATGEVRIITFPATADGGFVNTPVNGWSTTGWNFDAASLHSGDFDGDGRDDLAAWYDYGDGHDAVIGFTADATGKFGNRTELWTVAPDNYYRERMQIVTGDYNGDGRDDLATLYGYSDGRVKTITWTAKADGTLNSPLHSWEIASGWTFDRMHMIERYNSPA
- the lipB gene encoding lipoyl(octanoyl) transferase LipB — its product is MSELRFVRMGFGAERVEYREAWDEQRRVHAARFADEVPDTVLLLEHPPVYTAGRRTEESERPLDGTPVIDVDRGGKITWHGPGQLVGYPIQKLPRPVDVVAHVRRLEEALIRTCAEFGLETSRVEGRSGVWVLGDPVERRPALGGLSLDFDPRLADDEFDPRLNGPEYAPSNAGQRREDRKIAAIGIRVAKGVTMHGFALNVNPDNKWFDKIIPCGIRDAGVASLANELGRDVTIEEVLPVAERHLRDVLENADLKPRVVEKAPAA